A genomic segment from Aegilops tauschii subsp. strangulata cultivar AL8/78 chromosome 1, Aet v6.0, whole genome shotgun sequence encodes:
- the LOC109768309 gene encoding uncharacterized protein isoform X3 yields the protein MAAVRCAARRLGGSLLQRTQAAVAEEGRLLSPSRLMRSRQLSTKVSGEHARNIQKKEDDCWAGFIETLKRLDELEKKKKPNVFKQRMISIDRALKSLVYVSFKVTVVFVVAASAFSDSGLEV from the exons ATGGCGGCGGTTCGGTGCGCGGCGAGGAGGCTCGGCGGCTCTCTGCTCCAGCGGACGCAGGCGGCGGTCGCGGAGGAGGGACGCCTGCTCTCGCCAAGCAGGCTCATGCGCTCCCGCCAGCTCTCCACCAAGGTCTCCGGCGAG CATGCTCGCAACATCCAGAAGAAAGAGGATGACTGCTGGGCGGGGTTCATTGAGACGCTAAAGAGGTTGGACGAGCTTGAAAAAAAGAAGAAACCCAATGTCTTCAAGCA GCGCATGATATCCATCGACCGTGCGTTGAAGAGTTTGGTCTATGTATCTTTCAAGGTGACAGTTGTGTTTGTGGTTGCTGCTTCTGCTTTCTCTGACAGTGGGCTAGAAGTCTAG
- the LOC109768309 gene encoding uncharacterized protein isoform X2, with product MAAVRCAARRLGGSLLQRTQAAVAEEGRLLSPSRLMRSRQLSTKRSQVAERQLLEPGSLMRSRQLSGEHARNIQKKEDDCWAGFIETLKRLDELEKKKKPNVFKQRMISIDRALKSLVYVSFKVTVVFVVAASAFSDSGLEV from the exons ATGGCGGCGGTTCGGTGCGCGGCGAGGAGGCTCGGCGGCTCTCTGCTCCAGCGGACGCAGGCGGCGGTCGCGGAGGAGGGACGCCTGCTCTCGCCAAGCAGGCTCATGCGCTCCCGCCAGCTCTCCACCAAG CGATCGCAGGTGGCGGAGCGACAGCTCCTCGAGCCAGGCAGCCTCATGCGCTCCCGCCAGCTCTCCGGCGAG CATGCTCGCAACATCCAGAAGAAAGAGGATGACTGCTGGGCGGGGTTCATTGAGACGCTAAAGAGGTTGGACGAGCTTGAAAAAAAGAAGAAACCCAATGTCTTCAAGCA GCGCATGATATCCATCGACCGTGCGTTGAAGAGTTTGGTCTATGTATCTTTCAAGGTGACAGTTGTGTTTGTGGTTGCTGCTTCTGCTTTCTCTGACAGTGGGCTAGAAGTCTAG
- the LOC109768309 gene encoding uncharacterized protein isoform X1 — protein MAAVRCAARRLGGSLLQRTQAAVAEEGRLLSPSRLMRSRQLSTKVSGERSQVAERQLLEPGSLMRSRQLSGEHARNIQKKEDDCWAGFIETLKRLDELEKKKKPNVFKQRMISIDRALKSLVYVSFKVTVVFVVAASAFSDSGLEV, from the exons ATGGCGGCGGTTCGGTGCGCGGCGAGGAGGCTCGGCGGCTCTCTGCTCCAGCGGACGCAGGCGGCGGTCGCGGAGGAGGGACGCCTGCTCTCGCCAAGCAGGCTCATGCGCTCCCGCCAGCTCTCCACCAAGGTCTCCGGCGAG CGATCGCAGGTGGCGGAGCGACAGCTCCTCGAGCCAGGCAGCCTCATGCGCTCCCGCCAGCTCTCCGGCGAG CATGCTCGCAACATCCAGAAGAAAGAGGATGACTGCTGGGCGGGGTTCATTGAGACGCTAAAGAGGTTGGACGAGCTTGAAAAAAAGAAGAAACCCAATGTCTTCAAGCA GCGCATGATATCCATCGACCGTGCGTTGAAGAGTTTGGTCTATGTATCTTTCAAGGTGACAGTTGTGTTTGTGGTTGCTGCTTCTGCTTTCTCTGACAGTGGGCTAGAAGTCTAG